One segment of Brassica napus cultivar Da-Ae chromosome C3, Da-Ae, whole genome shotgun sequence DNA contains the following:
- the LOC106363024 gene encoding putative pentatricopeptide repeat-containing protein At1g28020, whose translation MISLQQQARRFLAHSSNARLFCSNTNRTIWASNQTLQSRIESALNQKAKISTVLEQWRQQGNKLNPSLVRGIFEKLRDSKRYPQALEVSQWMAERKICSLVPEDYAARFDLVESVLGLEEAEKFLEKVPENLKGESMYTSLLKSYAKSGKRSLGRAEAAFKKMRELGLLLKPSPYSSMTSLYSSIGNRGKVDEILREMKDNNVKLDSLTLNNVLRVYAAESDVASMEKLLEGSEEAASTLQLRTVLDMAKAYLRVGSKREARGMLLRAEVLNEPASYVELMRLYGEAGKCSEDIYRIWNLYKKTGKQNSEGFLALLGSLLNLDDTKGAAEMYYKEYECSGLEFDVRIPNTLVSGFRKKGMVRKADNLMNKTLRNKMLADKEIAPLLEEWGKPSELRDLIKNLKDSNQFSKALEASSWLCGQKAINLFPEDYADRLDLTEKVLGLKEADNFFNTSIPENMKSFSVYSTLLNSYTRSHQNIDKAEAIFEKMGELGFLTKLSPFKSMISLYSVLGKPAEIENLLRKMKEKNIEPDSVTMNNVLRVNAYVSAVDLMDEHKSQWVDDGELKLEVETMEAMAAAYEKAGSILKAVEITTSKQEVYRLRDMIGEMGNEEYLSVIRSLSKLGDVQGAQEMYGEWEQVKGVEFDARIPGLLISRYCQVEGDEMKARQMLNSSRQKVNETEFKLFMKDMGLTLLFIPVVMSVIWLCTTFPPIIFMLMLGYFLP comes from the exons ATGATTAGTCTTCAGCAACAGGCAAGGCGTTTTCTTGCTCACAGCAGCAACGCTCGTCTCTTCTGCTCCAACACAAACCGAACCATATGGGCGTCGAATCAAACCTTGCAGAGCCGAATAGAGTCGGCTTTAAATCAGAAGGCAAAGATCAGTACGGTGCTTGAGCAATGGAGACAACAAGGGAACAAGTTGAATCCTTCTCTGGTGAGAGGAATCTTCGAGAAGCTCCGCGACTCCAAGCGGTATCCACAAGCCCTAGAGGTATCACAGTGGATGGCTGAACGTAAGATATGCAGTCTCGTACCTGAAGATTACGCAGCACGTTTTGATCTGGTCGAGAGTGTATTAGGTTTAGAAGAAGCAGAGAAGTTCCTGGAGAAGGTCCCCGAGAATCTGAAAGGTGAGTCTATGTACACATCTCTACTAAAGAGCTACGCAAAGTCTGGTAAGAGAAGTCTTGGGAGAGCAGAAGCTGCTTTCAAGAAGATGAGAGAGCTAGGTTTGCTCTTGAAACCTTCACCGTACAGCTCCATGACCTCTCTCTACAGCTCTATTGGAAACCGAG GTAAGGTCGATGAGATTCTGCGAGAGATGAAGGATAACAACGTCAAGCTTGATAGTCTCACCTTGAACAACGTTTTGCGAGTGTACGCTGCTGAATCTGACGTGGCGTCGATGGAAAAGCTTCTGGAGGGTTCGGAAGAGGCCGCAAGTACGCTTCAGTTGCGCACAGTTCTTGACATGGCAAAGGCTTATCTGAGAGTTGGTTCTAAGAGAGAAGCGAGAGGTATGCTTCTTAGAGCAGAGGTGCTAAACGAACCCGCCTCCTATGTGGAGCTCATGAGGCTATACGGTGAAGCAGGAAAGTGTAGTGAAGATATTTACCGTATATGGAACCTATACAAGAAGACAGGAAAGCAGAACAGCGAAGGTTTCCTAGCTTTGCTTGGATCTCTCTTGAATCTTGATGATACCAAAGGAGCAGCAGAGATGTACTACAAAGAGTACGAGTGTTCTGGTCTTGAGTTTGATGTCCGAATCCCAAATACGTTGGTGTCTGGTTTTCGCAAAAAGGGAATGGTGAGAAAAGCAGATAACTTGATGAACAAGACTTTAAGGAACAAAATGCTTGCTGATAAAGAAATCGCTCCGTTGCTGGAAGAGTGGGGGAAGCCTTCAGAGCTGAGAGACCTCATCAAGAATCTTAAAGATTCAAATCAGTTCTCTAAAGCACTTGAGGCATCTTCATGGCTTTGTGGTCAAAAGGCGATTAATCTTTTTCCAGAAGATTATGCAGATAGGCTTGACCTAACTGAGAAAGTGTTGGGTTTGAAAGAAGCTGATAATTTTTTCAACACAAGCATCCCTGAAAATATGAAGAGCTTCTCTGTCTACTCCACACTCTTGAACTCATACACGAGATCTCACCAAAACATTGATAAAGCTGAGGCTATCTTTGAGAAGATGGGAGAGCTAGGTTTCCTCACCAAACTCTCACCGTTTAAGTCGATGATATCTCTCTACAGCGTGCTAGGGAAACCAGCTGAGATAGAAAATCTTCTAAGgaagatgaaggagaagaaCATAGAGCCGGATAGTGTCACAATGAACAACGTTTTGAGAGTAAACGCTTATGTATCAGCCGTTGACTTGATGGACGAGCATAAGAGCCAATGGGTTGATGATGGAGAGCTCAAGCTTGAAGTGGAAACGATGGAAGCAATGGCAGCGGCTTACGAGAAAGCAGGATCAATACTTAAGGCGGTAGAGATAACAACGAGTAAACAAGAAGTGTACCGTCTAAGGGACATGATAGGAGAGATGGGTAATGAAGAGTATCTAAGTGTGATTAGGTCTTTGTCGAAGCTTGGTGATGTACAAGGAGCACAAGAGATGTATGGAGAGTGGGAACAAGTTAAAGGAGTAGAGTTCGATGCTAGGATACCTGGTTTGCTAATCTCACGTTATTGCCAGGTCGAAGGTGATGAAATGAAGGCGAGGCAAATGTTGAATTCGAGTAGACAGAAGGTGAATGAGACGGAGTTTAAGCTGTTCATGAAAGATATGGGGTTGACTCTTCTCTTTATACCGGTGGTTATGTCCGTGATATGGTTGTGTACAACCTTCCCCCCTATCATTTTTATGTTAATGCTAGGTTATTTTTTGCCCTag
- the LOC106365451 gene encoding putative pentatricopeptide repeat-containing protein At1g28020: MMSHNLQHHTRSILAHSSRTLLFCSYTNGTLPSSPRHSTTTLHSRIEAASEGKTAITRVLEQWRRQQKGKQINPSMVRVLVEELRDSQRFRQALEVSDWMIEHKLCNLIPEDFTARFCLIENVLGLKEAEKFFESVPENQRGEAIYTALLNSYTVKKDLVKAEGTFKNMREIGLLLKPLPYNSMMSLYFSVRKRDKVDEIMREMKENNVQFDTLTVNIALRVYASVSDLLAMEKLLAHWEGTITLHCLTSLDMAKAYLRNGFKVKAREMLLRTEEDHIDPESYAELLTLYGEAGEREDVYRIWDLYKMTEKQDNDGFRALFGSLLKLNDLSGAEEIYYNEWDGSGLDFDVRIPTMLASGYREKGLVKKADKLMIKTIRNEKMVRPIGQLLVEWGKKGNLVEPSYMRELIKDLCDSKQYPKALEASTWVSERNLFALFPEDYAARLHLIDNVLGLEQAEKFFNCSMPENMKNYSVYSTLLTTYTRSSKTVDKAEATFEKMEELGFLLNSTPFNSMISLYSEMRKRSKVMKLLEKMKEKNIEPDNVIMNHVLRVNAYVSAMECMEKYKREWEDNNLKLEVRTMDAIAKAYEAEGSTLKAIEITSSKKEVYRLWDAYKKDSVGDMSNEGYRSVIRSLLKLDDVKGAQEVFNEWKPERYEFDSRIPSLLISRYCEEEKYNEVKTRDVMKLSRKKRRGLQFELFKDVCVILTATSFGVGFVPCMVWICGGETITVWGSLGVVVTGIVLAVTNSF; encoded by the coding sequence ATGATGTCGCATAATCTCCAGCACCATACGAGGAGTATCCTCGCTCACAGTAGCAGGACTCTATTATTCTGCTCCTACACAAACGGAACCCTACCGTCTTCCCCAAGGCACAGCACTACTACTCTGCATAGCCGTATCGAAGCCGCTTCAGAAGGCAAAACAGCAATCACTAGGGTTCTTGAACAATGGAGACGTCAACAAAAAGGTAAGCAAATAAACCCTTCGATGGTGAGAGTACTCGTGGAGGAGCTTAGAGACTCGCAACGTTTTCGTCAAGCCCTAGAGGTATCTGACTGGATGATTGAGCATAAGCTATGCAACCTCATCCCTGAAGACTTCACAGCTAGGTTTTGTCTTATAGAGAACGTGTTGGGGTTGAAAGAAGCTGAGAAGTTCTTTGAGAGCGTCCCGGAGAATCAGAGAGGTGAAGCGATCTACACCGCTTTGTTGAACAGTTACACGGTGAAGAAGGATCTTGTTAAAGCTGAAGGTACTTTCAAGAACATGAGGGAGATAGGTTTGCTTTTGAAGCCTTTGCCTTACAACTCGATGATGTCTCTCTACTTCTCTGTCCGAAAGAGAGACAAGGTCGATGAGATTATGCGAGAGATGAAGGAGAACAACGTTCAGTTTGATACTCTCACCGTGAACATTGCTTTGAGAGTGTATGCTTCTGTGTCTGACTTGTTGGCAATGGAGAAGCTTCTTGCTCATTGGGAAGGGACTATAACGCTGCATTGCCTCACGTCACTTGACATGGCAAAGGCTTATCTAAGAAATGGTTTCAAGGTTAAGGCGAGGGAGATGCTTCTTAGAACAGAAGAGGACCACATAGATCCTGAGTCCTATGCTGAACTCTTGACGCTATATGGTGAAgctggagagagagaagacgtTTACCGTATATGGGACTTGTACAAGATGACAGAGAAGCAAGATAATGATGGGTTTAGAGCTTTGTTTGGATCTCTCTTGAAGCTTAATGATCTCAGTGGGGCAGAGGAGATTTACTACAACGAGTGGGATGGCTCTGGTCTTGATTTCGATGTCCGAATCCCGACAATGTTGGCTTCTGGTTACCGCGAAAAGGGACTCGTTAAGAAGGCAGATAAGCTGATGATTAAAAccataagaaatgaaaaaatggTTAGACCTATTGGTCAGTTGCTTGTGGAATGGGGCAAGAAAGGGAACCTAGTGGAGCCTTCTTACATGAGAGAACTTATCAAGGATCTTTGTGACTCAAAACAATACCCTAAAGCACTTGAGGCATCAACATGGGTGAGTGAAAGAAACTTGTTTGCTCTTTTCCCTGAGGACTATGCAGCTAGGCTTCATCTCATTGACAATGTATTAGGTTTGGAACAAGCAGAGAAGTTTTTTAATTGTAGCATGCCTGAGAACATGAAGAACTACTCTGTCTACTCTACACTCCTAACCACATACACAAGATCATCCAAAACTGTGGATAAAGCAGAAGCCACTTTTGAGAAGATGGAAGAGCTAGGGTTCCTATTAAACTCCACACCATTCAACTCAATGATATCTCTCTACAGTGAGATGAGAAAAAGAAGCAAGGTCATGAAGCTTCTAGAgaagatgaaggagaagaaCATAGAGCCGGATAATGTCATAATGAACCACGTTTTGAGAGTTAACGCATATGTATCAGCCATGGAATGCATGGAGAAGTATAAGAGAGAATGGGAAGACAATAATCTCAAACTTGAAGTGAGGACTATGGATGCAATAGCAAAGGCTTACGAAGCAGAAGGGTCAACACTAAAGGCTATAGAGATAACGTCGAGTAAAAAAGAAGTGTACCGTCTATGGGATGCGTACAAGAAAGATAGCGTGGGAGACATGAGTAATGAAGGGTATAGAAGTGTGATTAGGTCTTTGTTGAAGCTAGACGATGTGAAAGGAGCACAAGAGGTATTTAACGAGTGGAAGCCAGAGAGATACGAGTTTGATTCTAGGATTCCGAGTTTGCTGATCTCTCGTTATTGCGAGGAGGAGAAGTATAATGAAGTGAAGACAAGGGATGTAATGAAGTTGAGTAGAAAGAAGAGGAGAGGGTTGCAGTTTGAGTTGTTTAAGGATGTATGTGTTATATTAACGGCTACTTCATTTGGGGTTGGGTTTGTTCCGTGCATGGTATGGATTTGTGGAGGAGAGACCATTACTGTTTGGGGCTCGCTAGGGGTAGTAGTCACTGGTATTGTTTTAGCAGTTACAAattctttttga
- the LOC106366897 gene encoding eukaryotic translation initiation factor 3 subunit G — protein MTTDPQQKTSKFRWGEMDEDDDLDFLLPPKQVIGPDENGLKTVIEYKFNDEGNKVKITTKSRVRKLASARLNKRAMERRSWPKFGDAANEDAGSRLTMVSTEEILLERPRAPGTKADDTKAAGDNLSQLGKGGAVLMVCRTCGKKGDHWTSKCPYKDLAAPTDVFVDKPPTGETSTASAAPGSGKAAYVPPSMRAGADRSAGGSDMRRRNDENSVRVTNLSEDTREPDLMELFHPFGAVTRVYVAIDQKTGVSRGFGFVNFVSREDAQRAINKLNGYGYDNLILRVEWATPRPT, from the exons ATGACGACCGATCCACAGCAGAAAACGAGCAAGTTCCGATGGGGGGAGATGGACGAAGACGACGATCTCGATTTCCTTCTCCCTCCCAAGCAAGTGATCGGCCCAGACGAGAACGGATTGAAGACGGTGATCGAGTACAAGTTCAACGACGAAGGCAACAAGGTCAAGATCACGACCAAGTCACGCGTCCGAAAGCTAGCTTCCGCGCGGCTCAACAAACGAGCCATGGAGCGGAGGAGCTGGCCTAAGTTCGGAGACGCCGCGAATGAGGACGCTGGTAGCCGTCTCACCATGGTTTCGACCGAAGAGATTCTTCTTGAACGACCTAGGGCTCCTG GTACCAAAGCAGATGATACAAAGGCAGCAGGGGACAACTTGTCTCAGCTGGGTAAAGGTGGTGCAGTCCTCATGGTTTGCAGGACATGCGGCAAAAAAGGTGATCACTGGACATCTAAATGCCCTTACAAGGATCTAGCCGCACCCACCGATGTCTTTGTCGACAAGCCACCCACGGGGGAAACATCTACCGCATCCGCTGCACCTGGATCCGGCAAGGCCGCTTATGTCCCTCCTAGCATGAGAGCAGGTGCAGACAGGAGCGCTGGTGGTTCGGACATGAGGAGGAGGAACGACGAGAACTCTGTGCGTGTGACTAACTTGTCTGAAGACACCCGCGAACCGGATTTGATGGAGCTCTTCCATCCGTTTGGAGCTGTGACTCGTGTCTATGTGGCGATTGATCAGAAAACTGGAGTGAGCAGAGGATTTGGTTTCGTTAATTTCGTGAGCAGAGAAGACGCTCAACGAGCCATCAACAAACTGAATGGTTATGGTTATGATAACCTCATCCTCAGGGTTGAGTGGGCCACTCCAAGACCCACCTAG
- the LOC125582987 gene encoding uncharacterized protein LOC125582987, with the protein MAMMSEFWWRNGQETRGMHWKSWESLCRPKASGGLGFKDLEAYNLALLGKQLWRMIKNPRSLMCRVFKSRYFRNTDPLNASLGSRPSYAWRSIHAAHKLIQHGARVVIGNGRDTKIWQERWIGAAPATMIKSVRRSEGNERISLADDMRVSALIRVNGKEWNLDLIERLFTTEVQEQILKIRPAGNYSRDTYSWEFTKTGHYTVKSGYWVQTNIVAPDKEVQEVIQPRLDGIYQQIWGLETSPKIKHFLWKCLSNALPVLNLKKEFPREDVEEGLVPWLLWRLWKNRNEFNFRGKDYDARTTVKKVWEDVMEWKSRNEVQHEEVKQPAADTPEVKWSPPDSMTLKCNTDGAWSKETGEGGVGWLLRNHQGLLLWAGAKKMVALRSAIESEAEAIRWAVQTVAGFGYRRVLVETDSQMLARMLNAEEEIWPVLAPIIQDISTSLNANEGFKVQYHPRSGNKSANRIAKETSTFTSIVPKLYSMVPMWLNSCVLRLISPM; encoded by the exons ATGGCAATGATGTCTGAATTTTGGTGGAGGAATGGACAGGAGACGAGGGGTATGCATTGGAAGAGCTGGGAGAGTTTATGTCGACCAAAAGCAAGtgggggtttgggttttaaGGACTTGGAGGCTTACAATCTAGCACTACTTGGGAAGCAGCTGTGGAGAATGATTAAAAACCCGAGGTCCCTAATGTGCAGAGTGTTTAAGAGTCGATACTTCAGGAACACAGACCCTCTCAATGCCTCTTTAGGTTCCAGGCCCTCGTACGCTTGGAGAAGCATACATGCAGCGCATAAATTGATTCAACATGGAGCAAGGGTGGTCATTGGTAATGGAAGAGATACAAAGATCTGGCAGGAGAGATGGATAGGAGCAGCTCCAGCCACAATGATCAAGTCAGTGAGACGATCTGAAGGTAATGAGAGGATCAGTCTGGCTGATGATATGAGGGTTAGTGCTCTAATTAGGGTAAACGGAAAGGAGTGGAACCTGGATCTGATAGAGAGACTCTTCACAACGGAGGTACAAGAGCAAATTCTGAAAATCAGGCCAGCTGGGAATTATAGTAGAGATACCTACTCATGGGAGTTTACCAAGACGGGGCACTACACTGTTAAATCAGGTTATTGGGTCCAGACCAACATCGTTGCGCCGGATAAAGAAGTCCAGGAAGTCATTCAACCGAGATTAGATGGTATTTATCAACAAATTTGGGGGTTGGAGACGAGTCCAAAGATCAAGCATTTTCTATGGAAATGCTTAAGCAATGCGCTGCCG GTCTTGAATCTAAAAAAAGAGTTCCCTAGAGAGGATGTTGAGGAAGGGTTAGTACCATGGCTGTTGTGGAGATTATGGAAAAATAGAAATGAGTTCAACTTCAGAGGGAAAGACTATGATGCTCGCACAACAGTTAAGAAAGTCTGGGAGGATGTCATGGAATGGAAGAGCAGAAATGAGGTCCAACATGAGGAGGTTAAACAACCCGCAGCAGATACGCCTGAAGTGAAGTGGTCACCACCTGATTCCATGACACTGAAATGTAACACAGATGGTGCGTGGTCAAAGGAAACAGGAGAGGGTGGTGTTGGCTGGTTATTGAGAAATCATCAAGGGCTGCTGCTGTGGGCAGGGGCGAAGAAGATGGTGGCTCTGAGGTCAGCGATAGAATCTGAAGCAGAAGCAATTAGATGGGCAGTACAGACGGTTGCTGGGTTTGGATATAGAAGAGTTCTTGTTGAAACAGATTCACAAATGTTGGCAAGAATGCTCAACGCAGAGGAGGAAATATGGCCGGTACTTGCTCCCATCATACAAGATATCTCGACCTCATTGAACGCAAATGAAGGTTTCAAAGTGCAGTATCATCCGAGGAGTGGTAATAAGTCAGCAAATAGGATAGCGAAGGAGACTTCTACGTTTACGTCCATTGTCCCTAAGTTATATTCTATGGTGCCTATGTGGTTGAATTCATGTGTTTTGAGGCTGATAAGCCCAATGTAA